CAGGGTATCGTCACTATGCATGTTGAAGCATTCAAAGTTAACACCGACGAAGAGACGCTTGTTTGTGAATTCGATCGTACAGCGCTCTGCCATAAAAAATCCGGAACTAATGAGTGACTTATCGACTAAACTCGTATCCCTGATCTCTATCCCATGCTTCTTTAATTGAGATCTCGTTGAGTACTTCTGTCCTGATCTTTCCGGTTGGAGTTCTCGGAAGTTCTTTCCGGACATCGATGTACCGGGGGATCTTAATGTATGGTAGTCGCTGTTTACAGTATCGATATATCTCTGGAGGGGTCACTTCTTTATTTTCCTGTGGCACGACAACTGCGACAACAGCTTCGGTATCGTCCTGCATACTAACACCAGTAACGGCACACTCACGAACTGGTCCATGAGAATTGATTACGCTCTCAATCTCAAGTGTCGAAATACGCCCAGCAATTTGTCCACGATATATCGAATTTTCTTTGTTTGCAACAAAGAACAGATATCCATCTTCGTCTTTGTACCCGATATCCCCAGTGTGAATCCATTGATTTCTACAATCCCGGACTGCCTGCCCGTGGTTATCATGATACCCTAGCATCATTGTATTGTTCCTTGTCGGACGAACAACGATCTCACCAGTCTCATTTTCGGGCAATGACCAGTCATTCTCATCAACAATGTCGACATCGGCAAATGATGCCACTTGTCCAACACTTCCGATTCGGCGCTGATCAGGGCGGTTATAGGTCGCAATCGTACCTACCTGTGTTGTCCCATAGCCTTCTAAAACCGTGATGTCGAATCGCTGTTCAAAGTTTTTAATGAGATTTTCGTCGTTACGGAATCCGAACCCGTGTCCAATTGCAAAATTAACTGTATTTTCTTCATATTGTTCTAAGTCTTGCTGGTTATACAACACAGAAAGCATACGGCTTAGATACAAAAACACGGATGCATCGTGTTCGCGTATTTTGGACCAAAACTGATGTGGATCAAACTGTTTGAGAAGAACAAATGTTGACCCTGTAATTAGTGCACCCATGATTCCGAGTTGGAATGTGAATATGCTGTATAGCGGTAAGCTTGTGAGTATACAGTCATCTTCGGTAAAGTTAAATAAATTTTGCCCGGATTCCCATCCAGTATTAATGTATGAGAATTGTGGTAACACGACACCTTTTGGTTGGCTTGTTTGCTGTTGTTGGATAAATGTAACCGACCCTGGATCTGTGCTAGAGATAGGACTCCCCTTTGAAAATCGCTGGTCGTTGCCGCGGAATTCGTCAAAGGATCTGTACGGTGTTTTCTGCGGTGGTGTCCCAATATAGTATTCATACGGTGCTGCAGACTGCTGGCCTCGTATTTTTTCGTATTCTGAATGCGTATGTTTGTCAAGGAAAATGGCATCCCCCTTTACTCGGTTGAGAATATTTAGGAGCATATCTCCAGTAAACCGGGTATCAATTGGAACAACAATGGCACCAAGACGCATCGCTGCTAGATACATAAGTAGGTATTCTGCAGAATTGTACAAATACAAACAGACATGATCTCCAGACGAAATACCGATTTCATGGAGCCTATTAGCAATCTTTGCTGTTTTTTGCTCAATATCTGCGAATGAGAGCTCTTTCTGACCGCATTTGAAAAATGTCCGGTCGCCATATGCAGCTGCTTTTCGTTCAAGAAGTTGTGAGACAGTACGTAGTGACTCAGGTGGGGCAGTGTCAGTCATTGTTATTTAAATACTGAGTATAATGGGTATTATTTCCAGTACGGGTGATTCGATGTGTCCCAGTTAACCGGGATGTTGTCCTGTATATTGAAGAGGCGGATAGGCAGTTGGAAAGCATTTTGACCACTTTGATAATTATCTAAATGTTCTGTATACAAATATCTATCATTATCAATGAACATCGTAATTCCAGTGGTCCTACCTGTGTCTAGTGAGTTCCGTATTAGTGAATATCAACGACCGAGATATCTAACTAAATTCGTCATTATTCCTGATTAGTCTATATTTAATTGCTGTTTGAGGTTCATTAACTGAAGTACTTTTGTTAAAATTGTCTAAGCAGGTTCATGATAACTGTAGCTGAATGCAGGAAGGAAATGGCATTGTTTTGACAATGTGTATTTGCGTCCCTGCTGTTTGCCACAGCATCTCGATCCACATTTTAAAAGTCCAGAATTTTGATAATATCGGGGATAAATACCGTATGGTTTGTGAGATTCTGGCGATAGAACTTTATTGATTGATTATAATATTGTCTGATAATGTTTGACGAGGATGAACTTGAGAATATCCGTGAGCAACATGAGCAATGGGAAGAGGATACTCTTCAAGGGTATCTCAATACATATGGAGAACGGAAAGGCCGATTTGCAACTGTCTCCAACAAAGAAGTAGATAGAATCTACACGCCAGAAGATGTTTCCGATCTAGATTATACTGAAGACATCGGTGTCCCTGGAGAGCCACCGTATACCCGTGGTGTATATCCTACAATGCATCGAGGCCGGACGTGGACCATGCGGCAGTTCGCTGGGTTTGGAACTGCCGAAGAAACAAATGACCGGTTCCATTATTTGATCGAAAATGGGCAAACAGGGTTATCCACTGCTTTTGATATGCCCACTCTCATGGGGATTGACTCCGATAATCCGATGAGTAAAGGCGAAGTTGGAAAAGAGGGCGTAGCTGTGGATACTCTCCGTGATATGGAGATTTTATTCGATGAGATTGATATTGGGGAAGTGTCAACATCATTTACAATTAATCCATCAGCACCGGTAATTTATGCAATGTATATCGCACTCGCTGATAAGCAGGGCGTTCCTCGTGAAGAGATTAGAGGCACATTACAGAATGACATGTTTAAAGAATTCATTGCCCAAAAAGAGTGGGCAGTTCCTCCTGAGCCCTCACTAGAAATAGTAACTGATACTATAGAATTTGCCGTTGATGAAACACCACGGTTCCATCCAGTCTCGATTTCTGGCTATCACATTCGTGAAGCTGGATCAACTGCGATACAGGAAGCAGCGTTTACTCTCGCAGATGGATTTGGATATGTCGAAGATTGTCTTAATCGAGGTCTTGATGTAGATGAGTTCGCTCCTCTTCTATCGTTCTTCTTTAATTCTC
This portion of the Salinarchaeum sp. IM2453 genome encodes:
- a CDS encoding class I adenylate-forming enzyme family protein → MTDTAPPESLRTVSQLLERKAAAYGDRTFFKCGQKELSFADIEQKTAKIANRLHEIGISSGDHVCLYLYNSAEYLLMYLAAMRLGAIVVPIDTRFTGDMLLNILNRVKGDAIFLDKHTHSEYEKIRGQQSAAPYEYYIGTPPQKTPYRSFDEFRGNDQRFSKGSPISSTDPGSVTFIQQQQTSQPKGVVLPQFSYINTGWESGQNLFNFTEDDCILTSLPLYSIFTFQLGIMGALITGSTFVLLKQFDPHQFWSKIREHDASVFLYLSRMLSVLYNQQDLEQYEENTVNFAIGHGFGFRNDENLIKNFEQRFDITVLEGYGTTQVGTIATYNRPDQRRIGSVGQVASFADVDIVDENDWSLPENETGEIVVRPTRNNTMMLGYHDNHGQAVRDCRNQWIHTGDIGYKDEDGYLFFVANKENSIYRGQIAGRISTLEIESVINSHGPVRECAVTGVSMQDDTEAVVAVVVPQENKEVTPPEIYRYCKQRLPYIKIPRYIDVRKELPRTPTGKIRTEVLNEISIKEAWDRDQGYEFSR
- a CDS encoding methylmalonyl-CoA mutase family protein, with the translated sequence MFDEDELENIREQHEQWEEDTLQGYLNTYGERKGRFATVSNKEVDRIYTPEDVSDLDYTEDIGVPGEPPYTRGVYPTMHRGRTWTMRQFAGFGTAEETNDRFHYLIENGQTGLSTAFDMPTLMGIDSDNPMSKGEVGKEGVAVDTLRDMEILFDEIDIGEVSTSFTINPSAPVIYAMYIALADKQGVPREEIRGTLQNDMFKEFIAQKEWAVPPEPSLEIVTDTIEFAVDETPRFHPVSISGYHIREAGSTAIQEAAFTLADGFGYVEDCLNRGLDVDEFAPLLSFFFNSHNSIFEEIAKFRAARRIYARVMEDWYDAEEPESKRLKFHTQTAGQSLTAQQPLNNIVRVTVQALAAVMGGTQSLHTNSFDEALALPSEKAVRVALRTQQIIAEETGAADIVDPMGGSFAIEKLTNEMESEIMEYITEIKEMGDGSIRDGILRGIENGYFQREIQDSAYEYQQRVESDEEIVVGVNKYTIEEDTDPDILKVDEEVRDRQLERLSNVKEARDNEAVSESLQALEKAIRNDENIMPYVIDAVKCYATMGEIMDVLKDQHGTYQGQVAMT